The following proteins are co-located in the Candidatus Poribacteria bacterium genome:
- a CDS encoding sugar phosphate isomerase/epimerase, with translation MKLGYSTWGMPTVPIDTALSHLANLGYDGVELTIIPRFTTELSTLDATERKRISSLFQQHNLALPAIAAHSSLLETDPEAHAKNMWRLKGGVDLAVELAQGDELAAVNTTPGGKPEEWESKKGFLAERVGALVDYGASRGVTIAMEPHVGAIIDTPAKVLELLEIVNSPYLKVNFDISHFDIVGMTTEETVSALAPVSAHTHVKDQRGTAPDHEFLIPGEGPFDYVDYLKRMRAHGYDGFITAEVSFMVQAREDYDPLAAATLSYETLANAFKEAGIERG, from the coding sequence ATGAAACTTGGATATAGCACATGGGGGATGCCTACCGTCCCCATAGATACCGCTCTTTCCCATCTCGCCAACCTCGGATACGATGGCGTTGAACTCACCATTATTCCCCGCTTTACCACCGAACTTAGCACACTTGACGCAACAGAACGGAAACGGATTTCATCCCTGTTCCAACAGCATAATTTGGCACTGCCAGCCATCGCTGCGCATTCCAGTCTATTGGAAACGGATCCGGAAGCCCACGCGAAAAACATGTGGCGATTGAAAGGTGGCGTTGATTTAGCAGTTGAACTCGCACAAGGGGACGAACTCGCCGCTGTCAATACGACACCGGGTGGAAAGCCAGAGGAGTGGGAATCTAAGAAAGGTTTCCTCGCAGAACGGGTCGGAGCACTCGTCGATTACGGGGCATCGCGGGGTGTCACCATCGCGATGGAACCCCATGTCGGTGCGATTATTGATACACCTGCAAAGGTGCTTGAACTCCTCGAAATTGTCAACTCACCGTATCTCAAAGTTAACTTTGACATCAGCCATTTCGATATTGTCGGTATGACAACCGAAGAGACGGTGTCAGCGTTAGCACCCGTATCGGCACATACACACGTCAAAGACCAACGCGGCACTGCCCCGGATCACGAGTTCCTCATCCCCGGCGAAGGTCCTTTTGATTATGTTGACTACCTCAAGCGGATGCGAGCACATGGTTATGATGGATTCATTACTGCTGAGGTGAGTTTCATGGTGCAAGCGAGAGAAGATTACGATCCGCTCGCCGCCGCGACACTTTCTTATGAAACATTGGCGAACGCTTTTAAAGAAGCCGGAATCGAACGAGGATAA
- a CDS encoding shikimate kinase: MQQPVKRKPNIVLVGFMGTGKTSIGRRLSSQLRMRYVDTDDVVERNSGRRISAIFAEDGESAFRELESEAVREVSKLYNHVISTGGGVVLKEANMIELKRNGIVFCLTASAKEIYRRVGHQTHRPLLQTPDPLAKIQSMLAERQPYYVKADHVISTTGRSFGEIITHIKRVFTKSIRNSK; this comes from the coding sequence GTGCAGCAACCTGTCAAAAGAAAACCCAATATTGTGCTTGTCGGTTTTATGGGCACAGGAAAAACTTCTATCGGAAGACGACTTTCCTCGCAACTTCGGATGCGCTATGTGGATACAGATGACGTTGTTGAGCGGAACAGTGGCAGACGTATCAGTGCCATCTTTGCGGAAGACGGCGAATCTGCTTTTCGGGAGCTTGAGAGCGAAGCCGTTCGTGAGGTTTCGAAACTGTATAACCACGTTATTTCCACAGGTGGCGGAGTCGTCCTGAAAGAAGCCAATATGATAGAACTAAAGCGAAACGGTATTGTCTTCTGCCTAACAGCATCGGCGAAGGAGATTTATAGACGGGTTGGACACCAAACACACCGACCGTTGCTCCAAACCCCTGACCCACTCGCGAAGATCCAGTCCATGTTGGCGGAACGACAACCCTACTATGTGAAAGCTGATCACGTGATAAGCACAACGGGACGTTCATTCGGTGAAATTATCACTCACATTAAACGGGTGTTTACAAAAAGCATTAGGAATTCAAAATGA
- a CDS encoding GNAT family N-acetyltransferase encodes MARQLRMVRPNLENLPELQLPSGYSMRTYREGDEVHWAHIISDSFGGRKRTAQDTKNEITSRDVFIPEGLYFATHQDIPVGTACAWRQSVDEKDVGYVHMVGVVGEHTGHKLGKWVSLAVLTYFRDNGFKCSMLDTDDFRVPAVKTYLNLGFIPVYVEEGQPERWQKIFEKLGLPSMSTQIENVSETFPKDLWAKVSI; translated from the coding sequence ATGGCACGACAACTCAGAATGGTACGTCCCAATTTAGAAAATTTACCTGAACTGCAACTCCCGTCAGGCTACAGCATGCGAACCTATCGTGAGGGGGATGAGGTGCATTGGGCACATATCATTAGCGACTCGTTTGGCGGCAGGAAACGCACTGCCCAAGATACAAAGAATGAGATTACCAGCAGAGATGTGTTCATTCCTGAAGGACTCTATTTCGCAACACATCAGGATATTCCTGTTGGAACGGCTTGTGCGTGGCGGCAATCTGTAGATGAGAAGGATGTCGGATATGTGCACATGGTAGGTGTTGTCGGTGAACACACCGGACACAAACTCGGAAAATGGGTCTCGCTCGCTGTTCTCACCTACTTCCGCGACAATGGATTCAAATGCTCAATGCTGGATACCGACGATTTCCGTGTTCCTGCTGTCAAGACTTATCTGAATTTAGGGTTTATACCTGTTTACGTTGAAGAGGGGCAGCCTGAACGATGGCAAAAGATTTTTGAGAAATTGGGACTGCCCTCTATGTCAACGCAAATCGAGAACGTTAGCGAAACATTTCCAAAGGATTTATGGGCGAAAGTCTCAATTTAA
- a CDS encoding fibronectin type III domain-containing protein: MTKITQWIVICLVLCVIGGIAFSQGLAPPSNVTAVDTPNDDGSSITVKWGAAPEGSDISGYQILRRIAGGGLEEIGGLLPAGATSYVDPTIEKGNAYAYIVRAVSDTEATVDSEETVPVKGTGEWFHTGKIPLLIAMLLFCAAILWNIYDARSGKEIFVRRIPGLEAVDEAIGRATEMGRSILYVLGLGGVDNVATIASMTILGQIARRTADYETPLRVPCNDPIVLNVVREMVRTSYLDEGRPDAYNEENIFFLTDSQFAYAAGVDGMMVREKPAAVFLQGQFYAESLLMAETGNSIGAIQIAGTDSEHQLPFFIAACDYTLIGEELYAATAYLSKDPMFLGSLRGQDWGKVVIFAAIVFGVILELSGVNWITSFLQRVR; the protein is encoded by the coding sequence ATGACAAAAATAACTCAATGGATAGTCATTTGCTTGGTTTTATGCGTTATCGGTGGCATTGCATTTAGCCAAGGACTTGCACCACCGTCAAATGTCACGGCAGTGGACACACCCAACGACGACGGCAGCAGCATCACCGTTAAGTGGGGTGCCGCACCGGAAGGTAGCGATATCAGTGGGTATCAAATCCTACGTCGGATTGCCGGCGGTGGTCTTGAAGAAATTGGTGGGCTGCTACCCGCTGGAGCAACATCCTACGTTGATCCCACTATCGAAAAAGGGAACGCTTATGCCTACATCGTGCGTGCCGTTAGCGACACAGAGGCAACAGTTGATTCTGAAGAAACCGTACCCGTTAAAGGAACGGGTGAATGGTTTCACACCGGCAAAATCCCACTCCTTATTGCGATGCTTCTTTTCTGTGCCGCGATTCTTTGGAATATCTACGATGCGAGAAGCGGTAAAGAGATCTTTGTTCGGCGCATTCCTGGACTTGAGGCGGTGGATGAAGCTATCGGCAGAGCCACTGAAATGGGACGCTCCATTCTCTATGTACTAGGATTGGGGGGTGTAGATAATGTCGCTACCATTGCGAGTATGACAATCTTAGGGCAAATCGCACGGCGGACAGCCGACTATGAAACACCGCTGCGTGTGCCGTGTAATGACCCTATTGTGCTGAACGTGGTGCGAGAGATGGTAAGAACATCTTACCTCGACGAAGGTCGCCCGGATGCTTACAACGAAGAAAATATTTTCTTTCTCACCGATAGCCAATTTGCTTATGCCGCTGGTGTAGATGGGATGATGGTTCGCGAGAAACCAGCAGCAGTTTTTTTGCAAGGTCAGTTTTATGCTGAATCGCTCCTCATGGCTGAAACCGGTAATTCTATCGGTGCAATACAAATCGCAGGGACAGATTCTGAACATCAGCTTCCGTTCTTTATTGCAGCGTGTGATTACACTTTAATTGGTGAGGAACTCTACGCTGCGACGGCTTACCTATCCAAAGATCCTATGTTTTTAGGGAGTCTGAGAGGTCAAGATTGGGGTAAGGTTGTCATCTTTGCAGCAATTGTGTTTGGTGTAATTCTGGAATTATCTGGCGTTAACTGGATCACATCGTTCTTACAGAGAGTCCGTTAG
- a CDS encoding GNAT family N-acetyltransferase, with protein sequence MARHGLENLPTLQCPDGYYIRTYRQGDEAHWARIMDRAFVDQGRTAQDTYANVISQPNFDPDGFCFAIHKEVPIGTACAWKESLRGKPIGYIDMLAVLPEHTGHKLGKWLTVYLLHYFKAQRVAPVMLDTDDFRLPAIKNYLNLGFVPVYAGENHLLRWRGIFEKLDLF encoded by the coding sequence ATGGCTCGCCACGGTTTGGAAAATTTACCGACGCTCCAGTGTCCTGACGGGTATTATATCCGCACCTACCGACAAGGAGACGAAGCACACTGGGCGCGAATCATGGACAGAGCCTTCGTAGACCAGGGACGAACCGCTCAAGATACCTACGCTAACGTTATTAGCCAACCGAATTTTGATCCAGATGGCTTCTGTTTCGCTATTCACAAAGAGGTTCCTATCGGGACAGCGTGTGCGTGGAAGGAATCTCTTCGCGGCAAACCGATTGGCTACATTGACATGCTCGCAGTGCTTCCAGAACACACGGGTCATAAACTCGGCAAATGGCTAACGGTGTATCTCCTACACTATTTCAAAGCGCAACGTGTGGCACCCGTAATGTTAGACACAGACGATTTTCGACTCCCAGCAATCAAAAATTATCTCAACTTAGGGTTTGTTCCTGTTTATGCTGGTGAAAACCATCTGCTACGGTGGCGCGGTATTTTTGAAAAACTGGATCTTTTCTAA
- a CDS encoding glycosyltransferase family 39 protein: MTNYFRSPSRFVIPAILISGFGFRLIGINIGLPDSPDPREVLIARDVLNLIHFTAPPQIYNWPGTAWFYSIAGIGKLLSLVGLQLTEAHVILLARCINVLLSTATLWFTYRIGVHCYNKRIGQIAVGLLAVAMLHATNESRFALVDIPATFCVTLFLYLVIRVRSSSVAPTFQTAVWLGVIAGTGFAVKFTTVFVGFSLLVFIRSEGFYKKFATTIGISVLTFTLLCPYWLIDLISPEWHLFFEDFWYEATHYHHGHFGLIATADSGLLHRLTYLWTLLKWGMGLPLALLVSLGVLCALVSLKAVGNRQSAVGKNSSQQGTGRREEGKDGDPNHSTFQPSNQESSSLPTFQSILLLSFIIPYLLFIGIHKVKFARHLLILYPALTVLGAATLTRFPSIVATLLALGHPRARVNFPCSTEELNTFGKWFGTVVGGVVVLYSLVYTLSFASILLSQPTKIAASNWITTHIPPEEPVAVAPEILFDWLLPALDFSVTDEKVKWVLIVMPDYEVFRKYEKAPQRYRDEDWYPLSEIELAETLAFYTQVLGDGSPYELYKIFRCAPKFLGIEMISDNGAPFPMRALAHPELRVYRRLDAIMP; encoded by the coding sequence GTGACAAACTATTTCCGTTCCCCGAGTCGTTTTGTTATACCTGCGATCCTCATCAGCGGCTTCGGTTTCCGACTTATCGGGATAAACATCGGCTTACCTGATTCTCCTGACCCACGTGAAGTGCTCATCGCACGAGATGTGCTGAACCTTATCCACTTCACAGCTCCACCTCAAATCTATAACTGGCCCGGAACAGCATGGTTTTACAGTATTGCTGGGATAGGTAAATTACTGTCGCTTGTCGGTTTGCAGCTAACGGAAGCCCACGTAATCCTACTGGCACGCTGTATCAACGTTCTGCTATCCACGGCAACACTTTGGTTCACCTATCGCATTGGCGTTCACTGTTACAATAAACGTATAGGTCAGATTGCCGTAGGATTGCTCGCTGTCGCGATGTTACATGCCACGAATGAATCGCGTTTTGCACTTGTTGACATCCCCGCGACTTTCTGTGTGACTTTGTTTCTCTATCTCGTGATACGTGTGCGATCTTCTTCAGTCGCGCCTACATTTCAAACTGCGGTATGGCTCGGTGTCATCGCGGGAACCGGTTTCGCCGTCAAATTTACAACCGTCTTTGTAGGTTTCTCTTTGTTGGTCTTCATTAGGAGTGAGGGATTTTATAAAAAATTCGCAACAACCATTGGTATTTCCGTATTAACCTTTACACTCCTCTGCCCTTATTGGCTCATCGACCTGATTTCACCAGAGTGGCATCTCTTCTTTGAGGATTTCTGGTATGAAGCCACTCATTATCACCATGGACACTTCGGTCTCATCGCTACAGCGGACTCTGGATTGCTACATCGGCTTACCTATCTCTGGACGCTCTTGAAATGGGGCATGGGTCTACCGCTTGCGCTCCTCGTCAGTTTGGGGGTTTTGTGTGCGCTCGTGTCGCTTAAAGCGGTCGGCAATCGGCAATCGGCAGTGGGAAAGAATAGCAGTCAGCAAGGAACTGGAAGAAGGGAAGAAGGAAAGGATGGGGATCCCAACCATTCAACCTTCCAACCTTCCAACCAAGAATCTTCCAGTCTTCCAACCTTCCAATCCATCCTCTTACTATCTTTCATCATTCCGTATCTCCTATTTATCGGGATACATAAAGTTAAGTTCGCCCGCCACCTCCTGATACTCTATCCGGCACTCACTGTCCTGGGAGCTGCCACGCTCACACGTTTTCCGAGCATTGTGGCAACTCTGTTAGCGTTGGGACACCCGCGCGCGCGCGTGAATTTTCCATGTTCCACTGAAGAGCTTAATACATTTGGGAAATGGTTTGGAACAGTCGTGGGGGGTGTTGTAGTGCTTTACTCATTGGTTTATACCCTCTCGTTTGCCTCCATCCTGCTCTCGCAGCCAACGAAGATTGCAGCATCGAACTGGATAACCACGCACATTCCGCCAGAGGAACCTGTTGCTGTCGCGCCAGAGATCCTATTCGACTGGCTTCTCCCTGCGTTAGACTTCAGTGTGACAGATGAAAAGGTAAAATGGGTACTTATCGTTATGCCGGATTATGAAGTGTTCCGCAAATACGAAAAAGCGCCTCAACGTTATCGAGATGAGGACTGGTACCCTCTCAGCGAGATTGAATTAGCGGAGACACTTGCGTTCTATACGCAGGTTTTAGGGGACGGAAGTCCGTATGAGTTGTACAAAATATTCCGATGCGCACCAAAGTTCTTAGGCATCGAAATGATATCCGATAACGGTGCCCCGTTTCCGATGCGCGCCCTTGCGCATCCAGAACTCCGCGTCTATCGCCGTCTCGATGCAATAATGCCGTGA
- the aroB gene encoding 3-dehydroquinate synthase, with protein sequence MTRTLHVELGDNSYPLVVGTGLLNNFGELLTPHTKSNKVLIVSDTYVRTRYLPVVLKSLKDTRLDVHAIEVPVGEESKSLTQFSRIQDSLVEHQLDRGSMLIALGGGVIGDLAGFAAAVYMRGIPYVQIPTTLQAQVDASVGGKTAINHPKGKNLIGAFHQPKLVVIDVDTLKTLPQRDIRAGLIEVIKMGVIRDEPLFERVEENLETLLNLDDTVLIEMISQACVNKAEIVAKDEKESRLRMVLNYGHTFGHALEALTHYNRYRHGEAVSIGMNCAAQLATNLGMFSETDFQRQRTLLKRAKLPITLPSDLTPEALCDAMYLDKKTLGGKLRLILPTRIGEVVIRDDIEDRQVIEAITQCFC encoded by the coding sequence ATGACGAGAACCTTACACGTGGAGCTTGGAGACAACAGTTATCCGCTCGTTGTTGGGACAGGACTCCTTAACAACTTTGGAGAATTGCTCACACCGCATACGAAATCTAATAAGGTGCTCATTGTTTCGGATACCTATGTCAGAACGCGCTATCTGCCCGTTGTGCTGAAGAGCCTCAAAGATACCCGGCTTGACGTCCACGCAATCGAAGTCCCAGTTGGTGAAGAGAGCAAATCGCTGACGCAGTTTTCCCGGATACAGGACAGTTTGGTAGAACATCAACTTGATCGAGGGTCAATGCTCATTGCTCTCGGTGGCGGTGTCATTGGCGATTTGGCTGGATTTGCCGCAGCCGTATACATGCGTGGCATTCCTTACGTTCAGATTCCAACGACGTTACAGGCGCAAGTTGATGCCAGTGTCGGCGGCAAGACAGCGATTAATCACCCAAAAGGGAAAAACCTCATTGGTGCGTTTCATCAACCAAAGTTGGTTGTCATTGATGTAGATACGCTCAAGACTTTACCACAGCGCGACATCCGAGCAGGACTTATCGAAGTTATCAAAATGGGTGTTATCCGTGATGAACCGCTGTTTGAAAGGGTTGAAGAAAATCTTGAGACTCTCTTAAACTTAGATGACACAGTACTCATTGAGATGATCTCACAAGCGTGTGTCAACAAGGCAGAAATCGTCGCAAAAGATGAGAAAGAAAGCCGACTGCGGATGGTGCTAAATTATGGGCACACCTTTGGACACGCGCTGGAAGCACTGACGCATTATAACAGGTATCGACACGGGGAAGCGGTTTCTATCGGTATGAATTGCGCCGCACAGTTAGCTACCAATTTAGGGATGTTCTCTGAGACCGATTTTCAACGACAGCGCACGCTCTTAAAGCGTGCAAAATTGCCCATCACTCTTCCTTCTGACCTTACCCCTGAAGCCTTATGTGACGCCATGTATTTAGATAAAAAGACGTTAGGTGGTAAACTCCGCCTCATTCTGCCGACGCGTATCGGAGAAGTCGTTATCCGCGACGATATAGAGGATCGGCAGGTTATAGAAGCAATTACGCAATGTTTTTGTTAA